A single window of Dermochelys coriacea isolate rDerCor1 chromosome 2, rDerCor1.pri.v4, whole genome shotgun sequence DNA harbors:
- the STAM gene encoding signal transducing adapter molecule 1 isoform X3, whose product MKRVNHKDPHVAMQALTLLGACVSNCGRIFHLEVCSRDFASEVSNVLNKGHPKVCEKLKALMVEWTDEFKNDPQLSLISAMIKNLKEQGVTFPAVGSQAAEQAKASPALVAKDPGTAANKKEEEDLAKAIELSLKEQRPQQTTLSSLYPSTSSLLTNHKHEGRKVRAIYDFEAAEDNELTFKAGELITVLDDSDPNWWKGETHQGTGLFPSNFVTADLTAEPEMMKTEKKTVQFSDEVQVETIEPEPEPVYIDEDKMDQLLQMLQSADPTDDQPDLPELLHLEAICHQMGPLIDEKLEDIDRKHSELSELNVKVMEALSLYTKLMNEDPMYSMYAKLPNQHYYMQSSGVSGSQVYPGQPQSSTYLVAGSAQMGHIQGYNLPQEQLPSLNQGTVPQSASSGLPSQPAQTSYANAMVSSVPGNTYSNQASMYSPPPAAVDVAAYQNAGTNVSQVPNYNLASSTLPPPAGSQQPPPPQPHTYSQKALL is encoded by the exons ATGAAGAGAGTGAACCATAAGGATCCTCATGTTGCTATGCAAGCACTGACA ctTCTAGGAGCATGCGTATCAAACTGTGGTAGAATCTTTCATTTAGAAGTGTGTTCAAGAGATTTTGCTAGTGAAGTAAGCAACGTATTGAATAAG GGTCATCCAAAAGTCTGTGAAAAGCTAAAAGCCCTAATGGTGGAATGGACAGATGAATTCAAGAACGACCCACAGCTTAGTCTAATATCTGCCATGATAAAAAATCTTAAGGAGCAAGGAGTTACATTTCCAGCTGTTGGTTCACAG GCTGCAGAACAAGCAAAAGCAAGCCCAGCTCTAGTAGCCAAAGATCCTGGTACAGCAGCTAacaaaaaggaagaggaagattTAGCAAAAG CCATTGAATTGTCCCTAAAAGAACAAAGGCCACAGCAAACAACACTTTCCAGTTTGTATCCGAGCACGTCAAGCCTCTTAACGAATCACAAACATGAGGGCCGAAAGGTTCGTGCGATCTATGATTTTGAAGCTGCTGAAGATAATGAATTAACATTTAAAGCTGGAGAACTTATAACTGTACTTGATGACAG TGATCCAAATTGGTGGAAAGGTGAAACTCACCAAGGAACAGGATTATTTCCCTCTAATTTTGTAACAGCTGACCTTACTGCTGAACCAGAAATGA tgaaaacGGAGAAGAAAACAGTACAGTTCAGTGATGAAGTTCAAGTAGAGACAATAGAACCTGAGCCTGAACCAGTTTATATTGATGAA GATAAAATGGACCAACTGTTACAGATGTTACAAAGTGCAGATCCAACTGATGATCAGCCGGATCTACCAGAGCTGCTTCATCTTGAAG CAATATGCCACCAAATGGGACCTCTCATTGatgaaaagctggaagatatTGACAG GAAACATTCAGAACTTTCAGAGCTCAATGTTAAGGTCATGGAGGCTCTTTCATTATATACCAAGTTGATGAATGAAGACCCAATGTATTCCATGTATGCAAAACTACCAAACCAACATTATTATATGCAATCTTCTGGTGTTTCTGGCTCTCAG gtttaCCCAGGGCAGCCTCAAAGTAGTACATATCTGGTGGCAGGGAGTGCACAAATGGGCCATATTCAAGGCTATAATCTTCCCCAAGAGCAACTTCCTTCTCTCAACCAAGGCACAGTTCCTCAATCGGCAAGCTCAGGACTCCCTAGTCAGCCAGCTCAGACATCTTATGCTAA TGCAATGGTCAGCTCTGTTCCTGGAAACACATATTCCAACCAGGCTTCAATGTACAGTCCAcctcctgctgctgttgatgtTGCTGCTTACCAGAATGCTGGAACTAATGTGTCGCAGGTGCCAAACTATAACTTAGCATCTTCAACTCTGCCTCCACCAGCAGGCAGTCAACAACCGCCGCCACCACAACCACATACTTACTCCCAGAAGGCATTACTATAG
- the STAM gene encoding signal transducing adapter molecule 1 isoform X1 encodes MPLFATNPFDQDVEKATSEMNTAEDWGLILDICDKVGQSRTGPKDCLRSIMKRVNHKDPHVAMQALTLLGACVSNCGRIFHLEVCSRDFASEVSNVLNKGHPKVCEKLKALMVEWTDEFKNDPQLSLISAMIKNLKEQGVTFPAVGSQAAEQAKASPALVAKDPGTAANKKEEEDLAKAIELSLKEQRPQQTTLSSLYPSTSSLLTNHKHEGRKVRAIYDFEAAEDNELTFKAGELITVLDDSDPNWWKGETHQGTGLFPSNFVTADLTAEPEMMKTEKKTVQFSDEVQVETIEPEPEPVYIDEDKMDQLLQMLQSADPTDDQPDLPELLHLEAICHQMGPLIDEKLEDIDRKHSELSELNVKVMEALSLYTKLMNEDPMYSMYAKLPNQHYYMQSSGVSGSQVYPGQPQSSTYLVAGSAQMGHIQGYNLPQEQLPSLNQGTVPQSASSGLPSQPAQTSYANAMVSSVPGNTYSNQASMYSPPPAAVDVAAYQNAGTNVSQVPNYNLASSTLPPPAGSQQPPPPQPHTYSQKALL; translated from the exons GCCTAAGGATTGCCTTCGGTCTATTATGAAGAGAGTGAACCATAAGGATCCTCATGTTGCTATGCAAGCACTGACA ctTCTAGGAGCATGCGTATCAAACTGTGGTAGAATCTTTCATTTAGAAGTGTGTTCAAGAGATTTTGCTAGTGAAGTAAGCAACGTATTGAATAAG GGTCATCCAAAAGTCTGTGAAAAGCTAAAAGCCCTAATGGTGGAATGGACAGATGAATTCAAGAACGACCCACAGCTTAGTCTAATATCTGCCATGATAAAAAATCTTAAGGAGCAAGGAGTTACATTTCCAGCTGTTGGTTCACAG GCTGCAGAACAAGCAAAAGCAAGCCCAGCTCTAGTAGCCAAAGATCCTGGTACAGCAGCTAacaaaaaggaagaggaagattTAGCAAAAG CCATTGAATTGTCCCTAAAAGAACAAAGGCCACAGCAAACAACACTTTCCAGTTTGTATCCGAGCACGTCAAGCCTCTTAACGAATCACAAACATGAGGGCCGAAAGGTTCGTGCGATCTATGATTTTGAAGCTGCTGAAGATAATGAATTAACATTTAAAGCTGGAGAACTTATAACTGTACTTGATGACAG TGATCCAAATTGGTGGAAAGGTGAAACTCACCAAGGAACAGGATTATTTCCCTCTAATTTTGTAACAGCTGACCTTACTGCTGAACCAGAAATGA tgaaaacGGAGAAGAAAACAGTACAGTTCAGTGATGAAGTTCAAGTAGAGACAATAGAACCTGAGCCTGAACCAGTTTATATTGATGAA GATAAAATGGACCAACTGTTACAGATGTTACAAAGTGCAGATCCAACTGATGATCAGCCGGATCTACCAGAGCTGCTTCATCTTGAAG CAATATGCCACCAAATGGGACCTCTCATTGatgaaaagctggaagatatTGACAG GAAACATTCAGAACTTTCAGAGCTCAATGTTAAGGTCATGGAGGCTCTTTCATTATATACCAAGTTGATGAATGAAGACCCAATGTATTCCATGTATGCAAAACTACCAAACCAACATTATTATATGCAATCTTCTGGTGTTTCTGGCTCTCAG gtttaCCCAGGGCAGCCTCAAAGTAGTACATATCTGGTGGCAGGGAGTGCACAAATGGGCCATATTCAAGGCTATAATCTTCCCCAAGAGCAACTTCCTTCTCTCAACCAAGGCACAGTTCCTCAATCGGCAAGCTCAGGACTCCCTAGTCAGCCAGCTCAGACATCTTATGCTAA TGCAATGGTCAGCTCTGTTCCTGGAAACACATATTCCAACCAGGCTTCAATGTACAGTCCAcctcctgctgctgttgatgtTGCTGCTTACCAGAATGCTGGAACTAATGTGTCGCAGGTGCCAAACTATAACTTAGCATCTTCAACTCTGCCTCCACCAGCAGGCAGTCAACAACCGCCGCCACCACAACCACATACTTACTCCCAGAAGGCATTACTATAG
- the STAM gene encoding signal transducing adapter molecule 1 isoform X4: MVEWTDEFKNDPQLSLISAMIKNLKEQGVTFPAVGSQAAEQAKASPALVAKDPGTAANKKEEEDLAKAIELSLKEQRPQQTTLSSLYPSTSSLLTNHKHEGRKVRAIYDFEAAEDNELTFKAGELITVLDDSDPNWWKGETHQGTGLFPSNFVTADLTAEPEMMKTEKKTVQFSDEVQVETIEPEPEPVYIDEDKMDQLLQMLQSADPTDDQPDLPELLHLEAICHQMGPLIDEKLEDIDRKHSELSELNVKVMEALSLYTKLMNEDPMYSMYAKLPNQHYYMQSSGVSGSQVYPGQPQSSTYLVAGSAQMGHIQGYNLPQEQLPSLNQGTVPQSASSGLPSQPAQTSYANAMVSSVPGNTYSNQASMYSPPPAAVDVAAYQNAGTNVSQVPNYNLASSTLPPPAGSQQPPPPQPHTYSQKALL, translated from the exons ATGGTGGAATGGACAGATGAATTCAAGAACGACCCACAGCTTAGTCTAATATCTGCCATGATAAAAAATCTTAAGGAGCAAGGAGTTACATTTCCAGCTGTTGGTTCACAG GCTGCAGAACAAGCAAAAGCAAGCCCAGCTCTAGTAGCCAAAGATCCTGGTACAGCAGCTAacaaaaaggaagaggaagattTAGCAAAAG CCATTGAATTGTCCCTAAAAGAACAAAGGCCACAGCAAACAACACTTTCCAGTTTGTATCCGAGCACGTCAAGCCTCTTAACGAATCACAAACATGAGGGCCGAAAGGTTCGTGCGATCTATGATTTTGAAGCTGCTGAAGATAATGAATTAACATTTAAAGCTGGAGAACTTATAACTGTACTTGATGACAG TGATCCAAATTGGTGGAAAGGTGAAACTCACCAAGGAACAGGATTATTTCCCTCTAATTTTGTAACAGCTGACCTTACTGCTGAACCAGAAATGA tgaaaacGGAGAAGAAAACAGTACAGTTCAGTGATGAAGTTCAAGTAGAGACAATAGAACCTGAGCCTGAACCAGTTTATATTGATGAA GATAAAATGGACCAACTGTTACAGATGTTACAAAGTGCAGATCCAACTGATGATCAGCCGGATCTACCAGAGCTGCTTCATCTTGAAG CAATATGCCACCAAATGGGACCTCTCATTGatgaaaagctggaagatatTGACAG GAAACATTCAGAACTTTCAGAGCTCAATGTTAAGGTCATGGAGGCTCTTTCATTATATACCAAGTTGATGAATGAAGACCCAATGTATTCCATGTATGCAAAACTACCAAACCAACATTATTATATGCAATCTTCTGGTGTTTCTGGCTCTCAG gtttaCCCAGGGCAGCCTCAAAGTAGTACATATCTGGTGGCAGGGAGTGCACAAATGGGCCATATTCAAGGCTATAATCTTCCCCAAGAGCAACTTCCTTCTCTCAACCAAGGCACAGTTCCTCAATCGGCAAGCTCAGGACTCCCTAGTCAGCCAGCTCAGACATCTTATGCTAA TGCAATGGTCAGCTCTGTTCCTGGAAACACATATTCCAACCAGGCTTCAATGTACAGTCCAcctcctgctgctgttgatgtTGCTGCTTACCAGAATGCTGGAACTAATGTGTCGCAGGTGCCAAACTATAACTTAGCATCTTCAACTCTGCCTCCACCAGCAGGCAGTCAACAACCGCCGCCACCACAACCACATACTTACTCCCAGAAGGCATTACTATAG
- the STAM gene encoding signal transducing adapter molecule 1 isoform X2 — protein MNTAEDWGLILDICDKVGQSRTGPKDCLRSIMKRVNHKDPHVAMQALTLLGACVSNCGRIFHLEVCSRDFASEVSNVLNKGHPKVCEKLKALMVEWTDEFKNDPQLSLISAMIKNLKEQGVTFPAVGSQAAEQAKASPALVAKDPGTAANKKEEEDLAKAIELSLKEQRPQQTTLSSLYPSTSSLLTNHKHEGRKVRAIYDFEAAEDNELTFKAGELITVLDDSDPNWWKGETHQGTGLFPSNFVTADLTAEPEMMKTEKKTVQFSDEVQVETIEPEPEPVYIDEDKMDQLLQMLQSADPTDDQPDLPELLHLEAICHQMGPLIDEKLEDIDRKHSELSELNVKVMEALSLYTKLMNEDPMYSMYAKLPNQHYYMQSSGVSGSQVYPGQPQSSTYLVAGSAQMGHIQGYNLPQEQLPSLNQGTVPQSASSGLPSQPAQTSYANAMVSSVPGNTYSNQASMYSPPPAAVDVAAYQNAGTNVSQVPNYNLASSTLPPPAGSQQPPPPQPHTYSQKALL, from the exons GCCTAAGGATTGCCTTCGGTCTATTATGAAGAGAGTGAACCATAAGGATCCTCATGTTGCTATGCAAGCACTGACA ctTCTAGGAGCATGCGTATCAAACTGTGGTAGAATCTTTCATTTAGAAGTGTGTTCAAGAGATTTTGCTAGTGAAGTAAGCAACGTATTGAATAAG GGTCATCCAAAAGTCTGTGAAAAGCTAAAAGCCCTAATGGTGGAATGGACAGATGAATTCAAGAACGACCCACAGCTTAGTCTAATATCTGCCATGATAAAAAATCTTAAGGAGCAAGGAGTTACATTTCCAGCTGTTGGTTCACAG GCTGCAGAACAAGCAAAAGCAAGCCCAGCTCTAGTAGCCAAAGATCCTGGTACAGCAGCTAacaaaaaggaagaggaagattTAGCAAAAG CCATTGAATTGTCCCTAAAAGAACAAAGGCCACAGCAAACAACACTTTCCAGTTTGTATCCGAGCACGTCAAGCCTCTTAACGAATCACAAACATGAGGGCCGAAAGGTTCGTGCGATCTATGATTTTGAAGCTGCTGAAGATAATGAATTAACATTTAAAGCTGGAGAACTTATAACTGTACTTGATGACAG TGATCCAAATTGGTGGAAAGGTGAAACTCACCAAGGAACAGGATTATTTCCCTCTAATTTTGTAACAGCTGACCTTACTGCTGAACCAGAAATGA tgaaaacGGAGAAGAAAACAGTACAGTTCAGTGATGAAGTTCAAGTAGAGACAATAGAACCTGAGCCTGAACCAGTTTATATTGATGAA GATAAAATGGACCAACTGTTACAGATGTTACAAAGTGCAGATCCAACTGATGATCAGCCGGATCTACCAGAGCTGCTTCATCTTGAAG CAATATGCCACCAAATGGGACCTCTCATTGatgaaaagctggaagatatTGACAG GAAACATTCAGAACTTTCAGAGCTCAATGTTAAGGTCATGGAGGCTCTTTCATTATATACCAAGTTGATGAATGAAGACCCAATGTATTCCATGTATGCAAAACTACCAAACCAACATTATTATATGCAATCTTCTGGTGTTTCTGGCTCTCAG gtttaCCCAGGGCAGCCTCAAAGTAGTACATATCTGGTGGCAGGGAGTGCACAAATGGGCCATATTCAAGGCTATAATCTTCCCCAAGAGCAACTTCCTTCTCTCAACCAAGGCACAGTTCCTCAATCGGCAAGCTCAGGACTCCCTAGTCAGCCAGCTCAGACATCTTATGCTAA TGCAATGGTCAGCTCTGTTCCTGGAAACACATATTCCAACCAGGCTTCAATGTACAGTCCAcctcctgctgctgttgatgtTGCTGCTTACCAGAATGCTGGAACTAATGTGTCGCAGGTGCCAAACTATAACTTAGCATCTTCAACTCTGCCTCCACCAGCAGGCAGTCAACAACCGCCGCCACCACAACCACATACTTACTCCCAGAAGGCATTACTATAG